One Hevea brasiliensis isolate MT/VB/25A 57/8 chromosome 5, ASM3005281v1, whole genome shotgun sequence genomic region harbors:
- the LOC110667732 gene encoding thioredoxin H-type isoform X2, with protein MGQCLCSKKGEDDSDQHVEFVGSNVHLITAQEVWEQKLSEANREGKTVLVNFSATWCGPCRMIAPFYRELSEKYPSLLFLLVDVDELPDFSSSWDIKATPTFFFLRDGQQLDKLVGASKPELQKKITAILDSVAESDK; from the exons ATGGGACAATGCTTATGCTCAAAAAAG GGGGAAGATGATTCTGATCAGCATGTTGAATTTGTTGGCAGTAATGTGCATCTCATTACTGCCCAAGAGGTCTGGGAGCAGAAGCTGTCAGAAGCTAATAGGGAGGGCAAAACT GTTTTAGTGAATTTCAGTGCAACATGGTGTGGTCCTTGTAGGATGATTGCACCATTCTACCGAGAGCTGTCTGAGAAATATCCTTCTCTATTGTTCCTGTTGGTTGATGTTGATGAACTACCT GACTTCAGCAGTTCATGGGATATCAAAGCTACTCCTACCTTTTTCTTTCTCAGAGATGGGCAGCAACTGGACAAGCTTGTGGGGGCGAGCAAGCCAGAGCTGCAGAAGAAGATAACTGCCATTTTAGACTCGGTGGCTGAGAGTGACAAATGA
- the LOC110667732 gene encoding thioredoxin H-type isoform X1 — protein MGQCLCSKKRQQGEDDSDQHVEFVGSNVHLITAQEVWEQKLSEANREGKTVLVNFSATWCGPCRMIAPFYRELSEKYPSLLFLLVDVDELPDFSSSWDIKATPTFFFLRDGQQLDKLVGASKPELQKKITAILDSVAESDK, from the exons ATGGGACAATGCTTATGCTCAAAAAAG CGTCAACAGGGGGAAGATGATTCTGATCAGCATGTTGAATTTGTTGGCAGTAATGTGCATCTCATTACTGCCCAAGAGGTCTGGGAGCAGAAGCTGTCAGAAGCTAATAGGGAGGGCAAAACT GTTTTAGTGAATTTCAGTGCAACATGGTGTGGTCCTTGTAGGATGATTGCACCATTCTACCGAGAGCTGTCTGAGAAATATCCTTCTCTATTGTTCCTGTTGGTTGATGTTGATGAACTACCT GACTTCAGCAGTTCATGGGATATCAAAGCTACTCCTACCTTTTTCTTTCTCAGAGATGGGCAGCAACTGGACAAGCTTGTGGGGGCGAGCAAGCCAGAGCTGCAGAAGAAGATAACTGCCATTTTAGACTCGGTGGCTGAGAGTGACAAATGA
- the LOC110667731 gene encoding ubiquitin-conjugating enzyme E2 28 produces the protein MASKRILKELKDLQKDPPTSCSAGPVAEDMFHWQATIMGPSDSPYAGGVFLVTIHFPPDYPFKPPKVAFRTKVFHPNINSNGSICLDILKEQWSPALTISKVLLSICSLLTDPNPDDPLVPEIAHMYKTDRAKYEATARSGTQKYAMG, from the exons ATGGCTTCCAAGCGTATTTTGAAGGAACTTAAGGATTTGCAGAAAGATCCACCTACTTCTTGCAGTGCAG GTCCTGTAGCTGAAGACATGTTCCACTGGCAAGCAACAATCATGGGGCCATCTGATAGCCCATATGCGGGAGGCGTATTTCTAGTTACTATCCATTTTCCTCCTGATTATCCATTCAAGCCTCCAAAG GTTGCATTTAGGACAAAGGTGTTTCACCCAAACATAAACAGTAATGGGAGCATTTGTCTTGATATACTCAAAGAACAATGGAGCCCTGCTCTTACCATTTCTAAG GTACTGCTCTCCATTTGCTCATTGCTGACTGATCCAAATCCTGATGACCCTCTTGTACCAGAGATTGCCCATATGTACAAGACTGATCGAGCCAAGTATGAAGCAACTGCTCGCAGCGGGACACAGAAGTATGCCATGGGATGA
- the LOC110667734 gene encoding receptor-like protein kinase FERONIA has translation MGRCFPAFPLLLLCLASVILVVIAQNYLPTDKILLDCGATSDVTDTDGQKWTADKGSKFLASSVNSSIAPAATQDPAVPQVPFMTARVFRSSFTYSFPLAAGRKFVRLYFYPASYGGLNASDALFSVTAASYTLLKNFSVAQTTEALNYAFIVKEYSINVDGGTLNITFSPSSNSLKAYAFVNGIEIVSMPDIYGSTDGTLMIVGNTSPFTIDNSTALENVYRLNVGGNDISPSGDTGMLRSWSDDQPYLYGAAFGVPESADPNMTIESPVPPYIAPLDVYSTARSMGPSANINVNYNLTWIFSVDSGFSYLVRLHFCEVASNITKINQRVFSIFLNNQTAEDQADVVAWANQHNGVPVHKDYVVLVSGGSPQQNLWLALHPNTDSVLKSMFYDAILNGVEIFKISSPDGNLAGPNPIPAPKQEVIDPSLVRPSSGSGHSKNQKAIIAGGVGGGVILALVIGCCVIAASRRHRLGKEASASDGPSGWLPLSLYGNSHSAGSAKTNTTGSYASSLPSNLCRHFSFADIKAATNNFDEALLLGVGGFGKVYKGEIDGGTTKVAIKRGNPLSEQGVHEFQTEIEMLSKLRHRHLVSLIGYCEENCEMILVYDYMAHGTLREHLYKTQKPPLPWKQRLEICIGAARGLHYLHTGAKHTIIHRDVKTTNILLDEKWVAKVSDFGLSKTGPTLDNTHVSTVVKGSFGYLDPEYFRRQQLTEKSDVYSFGVVLFEILCARPALNPTLPKEQVSLAEWAAHCYKKGILDQIVDPYLKGKIAPECFKKFAETAMKCVADQGIDRPSMGDVLWNLEFALQLQESAEESGKGISGIDDEETPFNTAFKGKKDLNASPGFDGNITDSRSSGMSMSIGGRSLASEDSDGLTPSAVFSQIMNPKGR, from the coding sequence ATGGGTAGGTGTTTTCCTGCTTTTCCTCTCCTTTTACTTTGTTTGGCTTCTGTAATTCTTGTTGTCATTGCCCAAAATTATTTGCCAACCGATAAAATCCTCCTAGATTGTGGGGCAACTTCGGATGTCACCGATACCGATGGTCAGAAATGGACTGCCGATAAAGGTTCTAAGTTCTTGGCGTCGTCTGTGAATTCATCCATAGCCCCTGCTGCCACCCAAGACCCTGCAGTCCCTCAAGTCCCTTTCATGACTGCTCGTGTTTTTCGCTCTAGTTTTACCTATAGTTTCCCTTTGGCCGCTGGTCGCAAATTCGTCCGTCTGTATTTCTATCCTGCTTCATACGGTGGACTTAATGCATCTGATGCTCTCTTTTCCGTCACAGCTGCGTCTTATACCCTTCTTAAGAACTTCAGTGTTGCTCAAACAACGGAAGCTTTGAATTATGCCTTTATTGTTAAGGAGTACTCGATTAATGTAGATGGTGGAACGTTGAATATAACTTTCAGCCCGTCTTCAAATTCTTTAAAGGCTTATGCATTTGTGAATGGGATTGAGATAGTGTCCATGCCTGATATTTATGGTAGTACTGATGGAACTCTAATGATAGTGGGTAATACCTCTCCATTTACTATTGATAATAGTACTGCACTTGAGAATGTTTATCGGTTAAATGTGGGTGGGAACGATATCTCGCCATCAGGAGATACCGGTATGCTTAGGTCTTGGTCTGATGACCAGCCATATCTTTATGGAGCAGCGTTTGGTGTTCCAGAGTCTGCTGATCCAAACATGACGATTGAAAGCCCTGTGCCTCCGTATATTGCACCACTTGATGTCTATTCTACCGCTAGATCAATGGGGCCAAGCGCTAACATCAACGTGAATTACAATTTGACTTGGATTTTTAGCGTCGACTCTGGTTTCAGTTATTTGGTTAGGCTCCATTTTTGTGAAGTTGCTTCAAATATAACCAAAATTAATCAGAGAGTATTCAGCATCTTCCTCAATAATCAAACTGCCGAGGATCAGGCTGATGTGGTTGCCTGGGCAAATCAACACAATGGAGTTCCAGTGCACAAGGATTATGTGGTGCTTGTTTCTGGTGGGAGCCCTCAGCAGAATCTGTGGCTTGCACTTCATCCAAATACAGATTCAGTTTTGAAGTCCATGTTTTATGATGCAATCTTAAATGGAGTGGAGATATTCAAAATTAGCAGTCCCGATGGTAATCTTGCTGGGCCCAATCCAATCCCTGCTCCTAAACAGGAAGTAATTGACCCTTCATTGGTGAGGCCATCATCAGGCTCTGGCCATTCAAAGAACCAGAAAGCAATTATAGCTGGGGGTGTAGGCGGTGGAGTTATTCTAGCCCTTGTCATTGGTTGCTGTGTTATTGCTGCTTCTCGTCGTCATAGACTGGGGAAGGAGGCAAGTGCAAGTGATGGGCCATCTGGGTGGCTTCCTCTTTCTCTGTATGGAAATTCTCACTCTGCTGGTTCTGCCAAAACAAACACGACGGGAAGTTATGCTTCCTCTTTACCTTCAAACCTTTGCCGCCACTTCTCATTTGCTGACATCAAGGCTGCAACCAACAATTTTGATGAGGCTTTGCTCCTTGGAGTGGGAGGTTTTGGCAAAGTCTACAAGGGGGAAATTGATGGTGGGACGACAAAAGTTGCAATCAAGCGTGGCAATCCACTTTCTGAGCAGGGTGTGCATGAGTTCCAGACTGAAATTGAAATGCTCTCAAAACTTCGACACCGTCACCTTGTTTCATTGATTGGGTATTGTGAGGAGAACTGTGAGATGATCCTTGTTTATGATTACATGGCGCATGGGACTCTGCGTGAGCATCTATACAAAACCCAAAAGCCTCCCTTGCCATGGAAGCAAAGGCTTGAGATATGCATTGGTGCAGCTCGTGGTTTACACTATCTCCACACTGGTGCCAAACACACTATTATCCACAGAGATGTCAAGACAACAAATATTCTTTTGGATGAGAAATGGGTTGCAAAGGTTTCTGATTTTGGCTTGTCAAAAACAGGTCCTACACTGGATAACACCCATGTTAGCACTGTGGTGAAGGGTAGTTTCGGATATCTGGATCCAGAGTATTTTAGGCGGCAGCaactaactgaaaaatcagatgTTTACTCTTTTGGAGTTGTGCTGTTTGAGATCTTGTGTGCTCGACCAGCCTTGAACCCAACGCTGCCAAAGGAGCAAGTCAGCTTGGCAGAGTGGGCTGCTCATTGCTACAAGAAAGGCATTCTGGATCAGATTGTTGACCCCTATCTGAAGGGGAAGATTGCGCCTGAATGCTTCAAAAAGTTTGCTGAGACTGCAATGAAATGTGTGGCTGATCAGGGCATTGACAGGCCATCCATGGGAGATGTGCTATGGAACCTAGAGTTTGCTTTGCAGCTACAAGAGAGTGCAGAGGAGAGTGGCAAAGGTATCAGCGGAATAGATGATGAGGAAACGCCATTTAATACTGCTTTTAAAGGGAAGAAAGATCTTAATGCTTCCCCTGGCTTTGATGGTAACATCACAGATTCAAGGAGCAGCGGAATGAGCATGAGCATAGGTGGCCGGAGCCTTGCAAGTGAAGACTCAGATGGGTTGACGCCAAGCGCTGTGTTCTCGCAGATCATGAACCCGAAAGGTCGATGA